A single genomic interval of Prionailurus viverrinus isolate Anna chromosome A2, UM_Priviv_1.0, whole genome shotgun sequence harbors:
- the TMED1 gene encoding transmembrane emp24 domain-containing protein 1, translating into MMAAGAALALALWLLLPPVGVGGAGPPPIQDGEFTFLLPAGRKQCFYQSAPANASLETEYQVIGGAGLDVDFTLESPQGVLLVSESRKADGVHTVEPTEAGDYKLCFDNSFSTISEKLVFFELIFDSLQDDEEVEGWAEAVEPEEMLDVKMGDIKESIETMKTRLERSIQMLTLLRAFEARDRNLQEGNLERVNFWSAVNVAVLLLVAVLQVCTLKRLFQDKRPVPT; encoded by the exons ATGATGGCGGCCGGAGCGGCCCTAGCCTTGGCACTGTGGCTACTACTGCCgccggtgggggtgggaggggcagggccaccgCCGATCCAGGACGGCGAGTTCACGTTCCTGCTGCCTGCGGGGAGGAAACAGTGTTTCTACCAGTCAGCGCCTGCCAACGCAAGCCTCGAGACTGAGTACCAG GTGATCGGAGGTGCTGGACTGGACGTGGATTTCACGCTGGAGAGCCCTCAGGGCGTGCTGCTGGTCAGCGAGTCCCGCAAGGCAGATGGGGTGCACAC AGTGGAGCCCACGGAGGCCGGGGACTACAAGCTGTGCTTTGACAACTCCTTCAGCACAATCTCAGAGAAGCTGGTGTTCTTTGAACTCATTTTTGACAGCCTGCAGGACGACGAGGAGGTTGAAGGCTGGGCAGAGGCTGTGGAGCCCGAGGAGATGCTGGATGTCAAGATGGGAGACATCAAG gAATCCATCGAGACCATGAAGACCCGGTTGGAGCGTAGCATCCAGATGCTGACGCTACTGCGGGCCTTTGAGGCACGTGACCGCAACCTGCAGGAAGGCAACCTGGAGCGGGTCAACTTCTGGTCTGCTGTGAACGTGGCCGTGCTGCTGCTGGTGGCCGTGCTACAGGTCTGCACGCTCAAGCGCTTGTTCCAGGACAAGCGCCCTGTGCCTACGTAG